One Primulina huaijiensis isolate GDHJ02 chromosome 5, ASM1229523v2, whole genome shotgun sequence DNA segment encodes these proteins:
- the LOC140976409 gene encoding dolichyl-diphosphooligosaccharide--protein glycosyltransferase subunit STT3A-like isoform X2, with amino-acid sequence MAAPETPPTSNLRYAFGNVLSIFILLLIGVLAFSIRLFSVIKYESVIHEFDPYFNYRVTQYLTKTGVYDFWNWFDDRTWYPLGRVIGGTVYPGLTLTAGSLWKILNSLNIPLSVETVCVFTAPIFSAFASWAAYLLTKEVKGVGAGLTAAALLAMVPSYISRSVAGSYDNEAVAIFALIFTFYLYVKTLNTGSLFYATINAMAYFYMVCSWGGYTFIINLIPMHVLLCIVTGRYSSRLYIAYAPLVVLGTLLASLVPVVGFNAVMTSEHFASFLVFIVIHVVALVYYIKGILTPQMFKVAVTIVVSVGLIICVAVLAVLIALVASSPTKGWSGRSLSLLDPTYASKYIPIIASVSEHQPPTWPSYFMDINVLAFLVPAGIIACFSPLSDASSFAVLYIVTSVYFSGVMVRLMLVLAPAACIISGIALSEAFDVLTRSIKYQFHDKTENPQLSAGDTSNNSKTDEVKMEKSEDSLKERSSRKNKKKAKDTEKASVISRIEQRLLVLPFEVSLIAIFLLVLLGAFYVVHSVWAAAEAYSAPSIVLTSHSHDGLHVFDDFREAYGWLRHNTEVDDKVASWWDYGYQTTAMANRTVIVDNNTWNNTHIATVGTAMSSPEKAAWEIFNSLDVKYVLVVFGGLVGYPSDDINKFLWMVRIGGGVFPHIKEPDYLRDGQYRIDSQATPTMLNCLMYKLSYHRFVETDGKGYDRVRHTEIGKKYFKLTHFEEVFTTHHWMVRIYKLKPPRNRIRGKTKKSKTKVSSKRSGAKKNPWH; translated from the exons ATGGCGGCGCCGGAGACTCCGCCAACGTCGAACTTGCGCTACGCGTTCGGAAATGTGTTGTCGATCTTTATTCTGTTGCTCATCGGCGTTCTGGCTTTCTCGATCCGTCTATTTTCC GTGATTAAGTACGAGAGTGTAATTCATGAATTTGATCCGTATTTCAACTACAGAGTGACTCAG TATCTTACAAAAACTGGAGTATATGACTTTTGGAATTGGTTTGATGACCGGACATG GTATCCTCTAGGGCGGGTGATTGGAGGTACTGTCTACCCTGGTCTTACGTTGACTGCTGGTTCATTATGGAA GATATTGAACTCATTGAATATCCCTTTGTCTGTGGAGACTGTCTGTGTGTTCACTGCACCTATTTTTTCAGCTTTTGCTTCTTGGGCCGCATACCTTTTGACAAAG GAAGTCAAAGGTGTTGGTGCTGGATTGACTGCTGCAGCTCTTTTGGCCATG GTGCCATCATATATATCTCGGTCTGTGGCTGGAAGCTATGACAATGAAGCTGTAGCTATATTTGCCTTGATCTTCACTTTCTATCTCTATGTAAAG ACACTGAACACAGGATCTCTTTTTTATGCTACTATAAATGCAATGGCGTACTTTTACATG GTTTGCTCTTGGGGTGGGTATACATTTATTATAAATCTTATTCCAATGCATGTGCTTCTGTGCATTGTTACTGGCCGCTACTCTTCACGCCTCTACATTGCCTACGCTCCACTT GTTGTCTTAGGGACATTATTGGCATCTTTGGTACCCGTTGTAGGTTTTAATGCTGTAATGACATCAGAGCATTTTGCATCATTTTTA GTTTTCATAGTTATACATGTCGTAGCTCTTGTATATTACATCAAAGGAATTCTCACTCCCCAAATGTTCAAAGTAGCTGTTACTATAGTCGTATCCGTGGGCCT GATTATCTGTGTTGCTGTTTTAGCTGTCCTAATAGCATTGGTAGCTTCCAGCCCTACAAAAGGTTGGAGTGGAAGAAGTCTGAGCCTTCTGGATCC AACATATGCAAGCAAGTACATACCAATTATAGCCAGTGTTAGCGAGCATCAACCTCCTACGTGGCCGTCCTACTTTATGGATATCAACGTTTTGGCATTTTTGGTTCCTGCTGGCATTATT GCATGCTTTTCGCCACTCTCTGACGCTAGCTCTTTCGCAGTTCTTTATATAGTTACATCAGTATATTTTTCTGGTGTCATG GTGCGATTAATGCTTGTGCTAGCTCCAGCAGCTTGTATAATTTCTGGAATTGCTCTTTCTGAGGCTTTTGATGTTCTCACTCGATCCATTAAATATCAGTTCCATGACAAAACAGAAAACCCCCAGCTCAGT GCAGGGGATACTAGTAACAATTCAAAAACTGATGAAGTGAAGATGGAGAAAAGTGAAGATTCATTGAAGGAACGATCTTCAAGAAAGAACAAAAAGAAAGCAAAAGACACAGAGAAGGCTTCAGTCATATCCCGGATTGAACAGAGGCTTCTGGTTTTACCATTTGAAGTTTCTCTGATTGCTATTTTCCTACTTGTCTTGCTGGGTGCATTTTATGTG GTCCATTCTGTTTGGGCTGCGGCCGAGGCATATTCGGCGCCCTCCATTGTGTTGACGTCTCATTCTCATGATGGCCTTCATGTCTTTGATGACTTTAGAGAGGCATATGGTTGGTTGCGCCATAACACTGAGGTGGATGATAAA GTTGCATCTTGGTGGGATTATGGTTACCAAACCACTGCTATGGCTAACCGTACTGTTATTGTTGACAACAATACCTGGAACAACACACATATTGCAACTGTTGGTACTGCCATGTCCTCTCCTGAAAAGGCGGCATGGGAAATTTTCAATTCATTGGATGTAAAATATGTTCTTGTCGTTTTTGGAG GCCTTGTTGGTTACCCAAGTGATGACATCAATAAGTTCTTGTGGATGGTTCGAATAGGAGGAGGTGTATTTCCTCACATAAAGGAACCTGATTATTTG AGAGATGGTCAGTACCGGATAGACTCTCAAGCCACTCCAACCATGCTAAACTGTCTCATGTACAAACTTTCATATCACAG GTTTGTGGAGACAGATGGTAAAGGCTATGATAGGGTGAGGCATACtgaaattggaaaaaaatatttcaaactcacCCACTTTGAAGAG GTATTCACCACTCACCATTGGATGGTCCGGATATACAAATTAAAACCTCCAAGGAATAGAATTCGTGGGAAGACTAAGAAATCTAAAACG AAAGTTAGCTCAAAAAGAAGTGGTGCAAAGAAAAATCCCTGGCATTAG
- the LOC140976409 gene encoding dolichyl-diphosphooligosaccharide--protein glycosyltransferase subunit STT3A-like isoform X1, whose protein sequence is MAAPETPPTSNLRYAFGNVLSIFILLLIGVLAFSIRLFSVIKYESVIHEFDPYFNYRVTQYLTKTGVYDFWNWFDDRTWYPLGRVIGGTVYPGLTLTAGSLWKILNSLNIPLSVETVCVFTAPIFSAFASWAAYLLTKEVKGVGAGLTAAALLAMVPSYISRSVAGSYDNEAVAIFALIFTFYLYVKTLNTGSLFYATINAMAYFYMVCSWGGYTFIINLIPMHVLLCIVTGRYSSRLYIAYAPLVVLGTLLASLVPVVGFNAVMTSEHFASFLVFIVIHVVALVYYIKGILTPQMFKVAVTIVVSVGLIICVAVLAVLIALVASSPTKGWSGRSLSLLDPTYASKYIPIIASVSEHQPPTWPSYFMDINVLAFLVPAGIIACFSPLSDASSFAVLYIVTSVYFSGVMVRLMLVLAPAACIISGIALSEAFDVLTRSIKYQFHDKTENPQLSAGDTSNNSKTDEVKMEKSEDSLKERSSRKNKKKAKDTEKASVISRIEQRLLVLPFEVSLIAIFLLVLLGAFYVVHSVWAAAEAYSAPSIVLTSHSHDGLHVFDDFREAYGWLRHNTEVDDKVASWWDYGYQTTAMANRTVIVDNNTWNNTHIATVGTAMSSPEKAAWEIFNSLDVKYVLVVFGGLVGYPSDDINKFLWMVRIGGGVFPHIKEPDYLRDGQYRIDSQATPTMLNCLMYKLSYHRFVETDGKGYDRVRHTEIGKKYFKLTHFEEVFTTHHWMVRIYKLKPPRNRIRGKTKKSKTQKVSSKRSGAKKNPWH, encoded by the exons ATGGCGGCGCCGGAGACTCCGCCAACGTCGAACTTGCGCTACGCGTTCGGAAATGTGTTGTCGATCTTTATTCTGTTGCTCATCGGCGTTCTGGCTTTCTCGATCCGTCTATTTTCC GTGATTAAGTACGAGAGTGTAATTCATGAATTTGATCCGTATTTCAACTACAGAGTGACTCAG TATCTTACAAAAACTGGAGTATATGACTTTTGGAATTGGTTTGATGACCGGACATG GTATCCTCTAGGGCGGGTGATTGGAGGTACTGTCTACCCTGGTCTTACGTTGACTGCTGGTTCATTATGGAA GATATTGAACTCATTGAATATCCCTTTGTCTGTGGAGACTGTCTGTGTGTTCACTGCACCTATTTTTTCAGCTTTTGCTTCTTGGGCCGCATACCTTTTGACAAAG GAAGTCAAAGGTGTTGGTGCTGGATTGACTGCTGCAGCTCTTTTGGCCATG GTGCCATCATATATATCTCGGTCTGTGGCTGGAAGCTATGACAATGAAGCTGTAGCTATATTTGCCTTGATCTTCACTTTCTATCTCTATGTAAAG ACACTGAACACAGGATCTCTTTTTTATGCTACTATAAATGCAATGGCGTACTTTTACATG GTTTGCTCTTGGGGTGGGTATACATTTATTATAAATCTTATTCCAATGCATGTGCTTCTGTGCATTGTTACTGGCCGCTACTCTTCACGCCTCTACATTGCCTACGCTCCACTT GTTGTCTTAGGGACATTATTGGCATCTTTGGTACCCGTTGTAGGTTTTAATGCTGTAATGACATCAGAGCATTTTGCATCATTTTTA GTTTTCATAGTTATACATGTCGTAGCTCTTGTATATTACATCAAAGGAATTCTCACTCCCCAAATGTTCAAAGTAGCTGTTACTATAGTCGTATCCGTGGGCCT GATTATCTGTGTTGCTGTTTTAGCTGTCCTAATAGCATTGGTAGCTTCCAGCCCTACAAAAGGTTGGAGTGGAAGAAGTCTGAGCCTTCTGGATCC AACATATGCAAGCAAGTACATACCAATTATAGCCAGTGTTAGCGAGCATCAACCTCCTACGTGGCCGTCCTACTTTATGGATATCAACGTTTTGGCATTTTTGGTTCCTGCTGGCATTATT GCATGCTTTTCGCCACTCTCTGACGCTAGCTCTTTCGCAGTTCTTTATATAGTTACATCAGTATATTTTTCTGGTGTCATG GTGCGATTAATGCTTGTGCTAGCTCCAGCAGCTTGTATAATTTCTGGAATTGCTCTTTCTGAGGCTTTTGATGTTCTCACTCGATCCATTAAATATCAGTTCCATGACAAAACAGAAAACCCCCAGCTCAGT GCAGGGGATACTAGTAACAATTCAAAAACTGATGAAGTGAAGATGGAGAAAAGTGAAGATTCATTGAAGGAACGATCTTCAAGAAAGAACAAAAAGAAAGCAAAAGACACAGAGAAGGCTTCAGTCATATCCCGGATTGAACAGAGGCTTCTGGTTTTACCATTTGAAGTTTCTCTGATTGCTATTTTCCTACTTGTCTTGCTGGGTGCATTTTATGTG GTCCATTCTGTTTGGGCTGCGGCCGAGGCATATTCGGCGCCCTCCATTGTGTTGACGTCTCATTCTCATGATGGCCTTCATGTCTTTGATGACTTTAGAGAGGCATATGGTTGGTTGCGCCATAACACTGAGGTGGATGATAAA GTTGCATCTTGGTGGGATTATGGTTACCAAACCACTGCTATGGCTAACCGTACTGTTATTGTTGACAACAATACCTGGAACAACACACATATTGCAACTGTTGGTACTGCCATGTCCTCTCCTGAAAAGGCGGCATGGGAAATTTTCAATTCATTGGATGTAAAATATGTTCTTGTCGTTTTTGGAG GCCTTGTTGGTTACCCAAGTGATGACATCAATAAGTTCTTGTGGATGGTTCGAATAGGAGGAGGTGTATTTCCTCACATAAAGGAACCTGATTATTTG AGAGATGGTCAGTACCGGATAGACTCTCAAGCCACTCCAACCATGCTAAACTGTCTCATGTACAAACTTTCATATCACAG GTTTGTGGAGACAGATGGTAAAGGCTATGATAGGGTGAGGCATACtgaaattggaaaaaaatatttcaaactcacCCACTTTGAAGAG GTATTCACCACTCACCATTGGATGGTCCGGATATACAAATTAAAACCTCCAAGGAATAGAATTCGTGGGAAGACTAAGAAATCTAAAACG CAGAAAGTTAGCTCAAAAAGAAGTGGTGCAAAGAAAAATCCCTGGCATTAG
- the LOC140976409 gene encoding dolichyl-diphosphooligosaccharide--protein glycosyltransferase subunit STT3A-like isoform X3, whose translation MVPSYISRSVAGSYDNEAVAIFALIFTFYLYVKTLNTGSLFYATINAMAYFYMVCSWGGYTFIINLIPMHVLLCIVTGRYSSRLYIAYAPLVVLGTLLASLVPVVGFNAVMTSEHFASFLVFIVIHVVALVYYIKGILTPQMFKVAVTIVVSVGLIICVAVLAVLIALVASSPTKGWSGRSLSLLDPTYASKYIPIIASVSEHQPPTWPSYFMDINVLAFLVPAGIIACFSPLSDASSFAVLYIVTSVYFSGVMVRLMLVLAPAACIISGIALSEAFDVLTRSIKYQFHDKTENPQLSAGDTSNNSKTDEVKMEKSEDSLKERSSRKNKKKAKDTEKASVISRIEQRLLVLPFEVSLIAIFLLVLLGAFYVVHSVWAAAEAYSAPSIVLTSHSHDGLHVFDDFREAYGWLRHNTEVDDKVASWWDYGYQTTAMANRTVIVDNNTWNNTHIATVGTAMSSPEKAAWEIFNSLDVKYVLVVFGGLVGYPSDDINKFLWMVRIGGGVFPHIKEPDYLRDGQYRIDSQATPTMLNCLMYKLSYHRFVETDGKGYDRVRHTEIGKKYFKLTHFEEVFTTHHWMVRIYKLKPPRNRIRGKTKKSKTQKVSSKRSGAKKNPWH comes from the exons ATG GTGCCATCATATATATCTCGGTCTGTGGCTGGAAGCTATGACAATGAAGCTGTAGCTATATTTGCCTTGATCTTCACTTTCTATCTCTATGTAAAG ACACTGAACACAGGATCTCTTTTTTATGCTACTATAAATGCAATGGCGTACTTTTACATG GTTTGCTCTTGGGGTGGGTATACATTTATTATAAATCTTATTCCAATGCATGTGCTTCTGTGCATTGTTACTGGCCGCTACTCTTCACGCCTCTACATTGCCTACGCTCCACTT GTTGTCTTAGGGACATTATTGGCATCTTTGGTACCCGTTGTAGGTTTTAATGCTGTAATGACATCAGAGCATTTTGCATCATTTTTA GTTTTCATAGTTATACATGTCGTAGCTCTTGTATATTACATCAAAGGAATTCTCACTCCCCAAATGTTCAAAGTAGCTGTTACTATAGTCGTATCCGTGGGCCT GATTATCTGTGTTGCTGTTTTAGCTGTCCTAATAGCATTGGTAGCTTCCAGCCCTACAAAAGGTTGGAGTGGAAGAAGTCTGAGCCTTCTGGATCC AACATATGCAAGCAAGTACATACCAATTATAGCCAGTGTTAGCGAGCATCAACCTCCTACGTGGCCGTCCTACTTTATGGATATCAACGTTTTGGCATTTTTGGTTCCTGCTGGCATTATT GCATGCTTTTCGCCACTCTCTGACGCTAGCTCTTTCGCAGTTCTTTATATAGTTACATCAGTATATTTTTCTGGTGTCATG GTGCGATTAATGCTTGTGCTAGCTCCAGCAGCTTGTATAATTTCTGGAATTGCTCTTTCTGAGGCTTTTGATGTTCTCACTCGATCCATTAAATATCAGTTCCATGACAAAACAGAAAACCCCCAGCTCAGT GCAGGGGATACTAGTAACAATTCAAAAACTGATGAAGTGAAGATGGAGAAAAGTGAAGATTCATTGAAGGAACGATCTTCAAGAAAGAACAAAAAGAAAGCAAAAGACACAGAGAAGGCTTCAGTCATATCCCGGATTGAACAGAGGCTTCTGGTTTTACCATTTGAAGTTTCTCTGATTGCTATTTTCCTACTTGTCTTGCTGGGTGCATTTTATGTG GTCCATTCTGTTTGGGCTGCGGCCGAGGCATATTCGGCGCCCTCCATTGTGTTGACGTCTCATTCTCATGATGGCCTTCATGTCTTTGATGACTTTAGAGAGGCATATGGTTGGTTGCGCCATAACACTGAGGTGGATGATAAA GTTGCATCTTGGTGGGATTATGGTTACCAAACCACTGCTATGGCTAACCGTACTGTTATTGTTGACAACAATACCTGGAACAACACACATATTGCAACTGTTGGTACTGCCATGTCCTCTCCTGAAAAGGCGGCATGGGAAATTTTCAATTCATTGGATGTAAAATATGTTCTTGTCGTTTTTGGAG GCCTTGTTGGTTACCCAAGTGATGACATCAATAAGTTCTTGTGGATGGTTCGAATAGGAGGAGGTGTATTTCCTCACATAAAGGAACCTGATTATTTG AGAGATGGTCAGTACCGGATAGACTCTCAAGCCACTCCAACCATGCTAAACTGTCTCATGTACAAACTTTCATATCACAG GTTTGTGGAGACAGATGGTAAAGGCTATGATAGGGTGAGGCATACtgaaattggaaaaaaatatttcaaactcacCCACTTTGAAGAG GTATTCACCACTCACCATTGGATGGTCCGGATATACAAATTAAAACCTCCAAGGAATAGAATTCGTGGGAAGACTAAGAAATCTAAAACG CAGAAAGTTAGCTCAAAAAGAAGTGGTGCAAAGAAAAATCCCTGGCATTAG